The proteins below come from a single Oceanotoga teriensis genomic window:
- a CDS encoding BglG family transcription antiterminator: MKITQRQSDFLKILLNDENININKISDLLNVSPQTVKQEIQDLKKLFIKYEIEIYLNNKNEIILYGHENILKMLKETEDLNEFEIDNQIILLIILQKNYLTLQDIADELYTSRSLVEKHMQKIIKKNQNIYSKRRHGIIFKGSTLLKRNIFINLLFPYFSGINFKKEISKFNEIHFPILNYLNEKTINNTIKIIEEILKIEMYTDESTNKIFLSILLLIYEKENNIQYIKDPIIKEYDKNSKYEIIINNIQKIINLNKDEKNYIIHILENSKKIELNNKENMIKKMSPLITEILEIIKNTVGINLQNDQILIKNFSTHVYTSLIEKIKFQELIDVKNTFKEFKRQYPLAYEMATISAQFIEKKYNISLSQEDIVYFTIHFQSALERSKEKTRKVKTIIICHYGISVSELIKLKLNRLFPELQIKKVLTIQEYKKMKDQIQKEKYDFIITTEKIIEEKIPLIYVTPMLLEQELNKIRKVINCKKINNILTIKVLESKIINTNQKNVKNIIIEGIKYLIENNYVKKEYLNSVLEREKISSTNLNTIAIPHGNPKFVKETKMVILRLKNSIIWNDSKVNIIFLFAASEETVKLNPLLLSTFYKNLSKKEIEEKIQQIIKYDDEKFRRYLSEIINY, encoded by the coding sequence ATGAAAATAACACAAAGGCAATCAGATTTTTTAAAAATTCTTTTAAACGATGAAAATATAAACATAAATAAAATCTCTGATCTATTGAATGTTAGCCCTCAAACGGTAAAACAAGAAATACAAGATTTAAAAAAACTTTTCATAAAATATGAAATAGAAATTTATCTAAACAATAAAAATGAAATAATACTATATGGACATGAAAATATATTAAAAATGCTAAAAGAAACAGAAGACTTAAATGAATTTGAAATAGATAATCAAATAATACTTTTAATAATATTACAAAAAAACTATTTAACTTTGCAAGATATTGCAGATGAATTATATACAAGCCGTTCACTCGTAGAAAAACATATGCAAAAAATAATTAAAAAAAATCAAAATATATATTCCAAAAGAAGACATGGAATAATATTCAAAGGCTCTACATTATTAAAAAGAAATATTTTCATAAATTTATTATTTCCATATTTTTCTGGAATAAACTTTAAAAAAGAAATATCAAAATTTAATGAAATACATTTTCCAATACTAAATTATTTAAATGAAAAAACCATAAACAATACTATAAAAATAATAGAAGAAATATTAAAAATTGAAATGTACACCGATGAATCAACCAATAAAATTTTTCTCTCTATCTTACTTTTAATATATGAAAAAGAAAACAATATTCAATACATAAAAGATCCCATAATAAAAGAATATGATAAAAATTCTAAATATGAAATAATAATAAATAATATACAGAAAATAATCAATTTAAATAAAGACGAAAAAAATTATATAATACATATTTTAGAAAATTCAAAAAAAATAGAATTAAATAATAAAGAAAACATGATAAAAAAAATGTCACCATTAATAACAGAAATATTAGAAATAATAAAAAACACAGTTGGAATAAACCTACAAAATGATCAAATATTGATAAAAAATTTTTCTACACATGTTTATACATCTTTAATAGAAAAAATAAAATTTCAAGAATTAATAGATGTAAAAAATACCTTTAAGGAGTTTAAACGACAATATCCACTTGCTTATGAAATGGCGACAATATCAGCTCAATTCATAGAAAAAAAGTATAATATTTCTTTATCTCAAGAAGACATAGTATATTTCACAATACACTTTCAATCAGCACTCGAAAGATCTAAAGAAAAAACAAGAAAAGTAAAAACTATAATAATATGCCATTATGGAATTTCAGTTTCAGAATTAATAAAATTAAAATTAAATAGATTATTTCCAGAATTACAAATAAAAAAAGTATTAACTATACAAGAATATAAAAAAATGAAAGATCAAATACAAAAAGAAAAATATGATTTCATAATAACTACTGAAAAAATCATTGAAGAAAAAATCCCCCTAATTTATGTAACTCCAATGCTCTTAGAACAAGAATTAAACAAAATAAGAAAAGTAATAAACTGTAAAAAAATAAATAATATTCTCACGATAAAAGTATTAGAATCAAAAATAATAAACACAAATCAAAAAAATGTAAAAAACATAATAATAGAAGGCATTAAATATTTAATAGAAAACAATTATGTAAAAAAAGAATATTTAAATTCTGTTCTCGAAAGAGAAAAAATCTCTTCAACAAATTTAAATACTATAGCTATACCCCATGGGAATCCAAAATTTGTAAAGGAAACAAAAATGGTAATTTTAAGACTTAAAAACTCCATAATATGGAATGATTCAAAAGTAAATATAATTTTTTTATTTGCCGCTAGCGAAGAAACAGTAAAATTAAATCCTTTATTATTATCTACTTTTTATAAAAATCTATCAAAAAAAGAGATAGAAGAAAAAATACAACAAATAATAAAATATGATGATGAAAAATTCAGAAGATATTTATCTGAAATAATAAACTATTAA
- a CDS encoding PTS sugar transporter subunit IIA, with protein MIEQMLKPEYIINDVEIPSKTKEDAIKKISEICSEKQPLNEKELSKSFLKREKIDSTGFGNHIAIPHAKIKKLKSPMISIIRFKEEINWNSIDEKPVKVAIALVMPYSDEQNMHLKIISKFARNLVNEDFLNKLIKEKDSKKLYKYIIEKLGE; from the coding sequence ATGATAGAACAAATGCTAAAACCAGAATACATAATAAATGATGTAGAAATCCCATCAAAGACTAAAGAAGATGCCATAAAAAAAATCAGCGAAATATGCTCAGAAAAACAACCCCTAAACGAAAAAGAACTAAGTAAAAGTTTTTTAAAAAGAGAAAAAATTGACTCAACAGGCTTTGGCAATCACATTGCAATACCTCATGCAAAAATAAAAAAACTTAAATCACCTATGATATCTATAATAAGATTCAAAGAAGAAATAAATTGGAATTCAATAGATGAAAAACCAGTAAAAGTTGCAATAGCTCTAGTAATGCCATATTCTGATGAACAAAATATGCATTTAAAAATAATATCAAAATTTGCAAGAAATCTTGTAAATGAAGATTTTTTAAACAAATTAATAAAAGAAAAAGATAGTAAAAAATTATATAAATACATAATAGAAAAACTGGGGGAATAA
- a CDS encoding PTS fructose transporter subunit IIC, whose product MKIIGVTKCPTGIAHTYIAAEKIEQTAKKLGYEVKVETQGSQGTENKLTSEEIKNADYVIIAADVAIDEKERFDGKYITEISIKNIIKNPETIIKNLKNSSILYKEKNTQTNKDSAKNSNAIKQLMNGASHMIPFVVVGGLFIALALAIGGIPTSEGMIIKSTFWNKVNQIGALGFDLMYPILAGFIAFSISGRASLAPAMISAKVAVSPEILGTEAGTGFLGCIVVGYAAGYLVKWMNSWKVPKTIKPVMPIFVIPLLGVGIISSAFILILGKPVAWLMTNLNIFLGTLSENSSTGILLGIILGALVAIDMGGPFNKVAFLFGVASITEGNPQIMGAVACAIPVPPLAMGLATLINKNVFTDEEKGSGISALLMGLIGITEGAIPFASADPKRVLPSIIIGSSVASSLGMIFNITDNVPHGGPIVGFLGATNNLPLFLTCIAIGSLVSAMMIVILKNKKLKKLS is encoded by the coding sequence ATGAAAATTATTGGAGTTACAAAATGTCCTACTGGAATAGCTCATACATATATCGCCGCTGAAAAAATCGAACAAACTGCAAAAAAATTGGGCTATGAAGTAAAAGTAGAAACACAAGGTTCTCAAGGGACAGAAAACAAATTAACTTCTGAAGAAATAAAAAATGCAGATTATGTGATAATAGCTGCCGATGTTGCAATAGATGAAAAAGAAAGATTTGATGGAAAATACATAACTGAAATATCTATAAAAAATATAATAAAAAATCCAGAAACAATAATAAAAAACTTAAAAAATTCTTCAATTCTTTATAAAGAAAAAAACACCCAAACAAATAAAGATTCAGCAAAAAACTCAAATGCCATAAAACAATTGATGAATGGTGCATCACATATGATACCATTTGTTGTTGTGGGAGGACTTTTCATAGCTTTAGCACTTGCGATTGGTGGAATTCCCACATCAGAAGGAATGATAATAAAATCAACTTTTTGGAACAAAGTAAATCAAATAGGAGCACTTGGTTTTGATTTAATGTACCCCATACTTGCAGGGTTTATAGCATTTTCAATATCGGGAAGAGCTTCATTAGCACCAGCAATGATATCGGCAAAAGTTGCAGTATCTCCTGAAATTCTTGGAACAGAAGCAGGAACTGGATTTTTAGGTTGTATAGTTGTTGGATATGCTGCAGGATATCTTGTAAAATGGATGAATAGCTGGAAAGTTCCAAAAACAATTAAACCAGTAATGCCAATATTTGTAATACCTTTGCTTGGAGTAGGAATAATATCTTCGGCATTCATATTAATACTTGGAAAACCGGTAGCATGGTTAATGACAAATCTAAACATATTTTTGGGAACATTATCTGAAAACTCCTCAACTGGAATACTTCTTGGAATAATACTTGGAGCATTGGTAGCAATAGATATGGGAGGTCCTTTTAATAAAGTTGCATTTTTATTTGGTGTTGCTTCAATAACAGAAGGAAACCCTCAAATAATGGGAGCTGTTGCCTGTGCAATACCTGTACCACCTCTAGCAATGGGACTTGCAACCTTAATAAATAAAAATGTTTTTACAGATGAAGAAAAAGGATCTGGAATATCAGCATTATTAATGGGTTTAATAGGAATAACAGAAGGGGCTATTCCATTCGCTTCTGCAGATCCAAAAAGAGTTTTACCGAGTATAATTATTGGTAGTTCTGTAGCTTCATCGCTTGGAATGATTTTTAATATAACAGACAATGTTCCTCATGGTGGTCCTATAGTAGGATTTCTTGGTGCAACAAATAATCTACCATTATTTTTAACATGTATTGCTATAGGTAGCTTAGTATCTGCAATGATGATAGTAATTCTAAAAAATAAAAAATTAAAAAAATTATCTTAA